In a single window of the Lagenorhynchus albirostris chromosome 19, mLagAlb1.1, whole genome shotgun sequence genome:
- the ACTMAP gene encoding actin maturation protease isoform X5, which produces MISPCSPSLEPPIPPPQTPASQAPIIPPPPLPPNLPELAFPPSPSSLQTPIPPPPPLPPPPPTTRFSPPHVFGLEKSQLLKEALERAGPVPRSGEDVKRLLKLRKNRFRSDLQWILFCADLPSLIQEGPQCGLVALWMAGTLLAPLSGTPLERLVQVAMERGYTAQGEMFSVPAMTRTSTTSRVRGRATRPTGQ; this is translated from the exons ATGATTTCTCCATGCTCTCCTTCTTTAGAGCCACCAATTCCTCCTCCTCAAACCCCTGCATCCCAGGCCCCCATAATTCCacctcctcccctacccccaaaCCTCCCGGAATTAGCTTTTCCACCCTCTCCCTCAAGTCTCCAGACCCCtattcccccaccacccccactgcCGCCTCCACCCCCTACCACCAGGTTTTCTCCCCCTCACGTCTTCGGCTTGGAGAAGAGCCAGCTCCTGAAGGAGGCCTTGGAGAGGGCCGGCCCAGTCCCCAGGAGCGGAGAGGACGTGAAGAGGCTCCTGAAGCTGCGCAAGAACCG TTTCAGAAGTGACCTGCAGTGGATCCTCTTCTGTGCTGACCTGCCCTCCCTCATCCAAGAAGGCCCTCA GTGCGGGCTGGTGGCCTTGTGGATGGCAGGCACTCTCCTGGCACCCCTCAGCGGCACCCCCCTGGAGAGACTGGTGCAGGTGGCCATGGAGAGAGGTTACACGGCCCAGGGGGAGATGTTCTCAG TGCCAGCTATGACGAGGACTTCAACCACGAGCCGTGTCAGAGGAAGGGCCACAAGGCCCACTGGGCAGTGA
- the ACTMAP gene encoding actin maturation protease isoform X4, which produces MISPCSPSLEPPIPPPQTPASQAPIIPPPPLPPNLPELAFPPSPSSLQTPIPPPPPLPPPPPTTRFSPPHVFGLEKSQLLKEALERAGPVPRSGEDVKRLLKLRKNRFRSDLQWILFCADLPSLIQEGPQCGLVALWMAGTLLAPLSGTPLERLVQVAMERGYTAQGEMFSGVLLGVQGMPSLGYEEDPELPGLFHPAPGTPRQPPSLPEEGSPGAVYLLAKQGKSWHYQLWDYDQVRDSNLQLTDFSPSRAADGREYVVPVGGVRAGLCGQALLLRPQDSGH; this is translated from the exons ATGATTTCTCCATGCTCTCCTTCTTTAGAGCCACCAATTCCTCCTCCTCAAACCCCTGCATCCCAGGCCCCCATAATTCCacctcctcccctacccccaaaCCTCCCGGAATTAGCTTTTCCACCCTCTCCCTCAAGTCTCCAGACCCCtattcccccaccacccccactgcCGCCTCCACCCCCTACCACCAGGTTTTCTCCCCCTCACGTCTTCGGCTTGGAGAAGAGCCAGCTCCTGAAGGAGGCCTTGGAGAGGGCCGGCCCAGTCCCCAGGAGCGGAGAGGACGTGAAGAGGCTCCTGAAGCTGCGCAAGAACCG TTTCAGAAGTGACCTGCAGTGGATCCTCTTCTGTGCTGACCTGCCCTCCCTCATCCAAGAAGGCCCTCA GTGCGGGCTGGTGGCCTTGTGGATGGCAGGCACTCTCCTGGCACCCCTCAGCGGCACCCCCCTGGAGAGACTGGTGCAGGTGGCCATGGAGAGAGGTTACACGGCCCAGGGGGAGATGTTCTCAG gggTCCTGCTGGGTGTGCAGGGTATGCCCAGCCTCGGCTACGAGGAGGACCCTGAGCTGCCAGGCCTGTTCCACCCAGCACCCGGCACGCCCCGCCAGCCACCATCCCTGCCAGAGGAAGGCTCCCCAGGAGCCGTCTACCTTCTCGCCAAGCAGGGCAAGAGTTGGCACTACCAGCTGTGGGACTACGACCAAGTCCGGGACAGCAACCTGCAGCTGACGGACTTCTCGCCCTCTCGGGCCGCCGATGGCCGGGAGTACGTGGTGCCCGTTGGTGGGGTGCGGGCCGGCCTCTGCGGCCAGGCCCTGCTCCTCCGACCACAGGACTCTGGCCACTAG
- the ACTMAP gene encoding actin maturation protease isoform X1 → MISPCSPSLEPPIPPPQTPASQAPIIPPPPLPPNLPELAFPPSPSSLQTPIPPPPPLPPPPPTTRFSPPHVFGLEKSQLLKEALERAGPVPRSGEDVKRLLKLRKNRFRSDLQWILFCADLPSLIQEGPQCGLVALWMAGTLLAPLSGTPLERLVQVAMERGYTAQGEMFSEVMVKAKVIGVDSRKPLAWCQAHSAHSFCVCSVPAVTDMGRLAREALGCQAEVLYGGLGGPNRDHVLQHLVAGHPLLIPYDEDFNHEPCQRKGHKAHWAVSAGVLLGVQGMPSLGYEEDPELPGLFHPAPGTPRQPPSLPEEGSPGAVYLLAKQGKSWHYQLWDYDQVRDSNLQLTDFSPSRAADGREYVVPVGGVRAGLCGQALLLRPQDSGH, encoded by the exons ATGATTTCTCCATGCTCTCCTTCTTTAGAGCCACCAATTCCTCCTCCTCAAACCCCTGCATCCCAGGCCCCCATAATTCCacctcctcccctacccccaaaCCTCCCGGAATTAGCTTTTCCACCCTCTCCCTCAAGTCTCCAGACCCCtattcccccaccacccccactgcCGCCTCCACCCCCTACCACCAGGTTTTCTCCCCCTCACGTCTTCGGCTTGGAGAAGAGCCAGCTCCTGAAGGAGGCCTTGGAGAGGGCCGGCCCAGTCCCCAGGAGCGGAGAGGACGTGAAGAGGCTCCTGAAGCTGCGCAAGAACCG TTTCAGAAGTGACCTGCAGTGGATCCTCTTCTGTGCTGACCTGCCCTCCCTCATCCAAGAAGGCCCTCA GTGCGGGCTGGTGGCCTTGTGGATGGCAGGCACTCTCCTGGCACCCCTCAGCGGCACCCCCCTGGAGAGACTGGTGCAGGTGGCCATGGAGAGAGGTTACACGGCCCAGGGGGAGATGTTCTCAG AGGTGATGGTCAAGGCGAAAGTTATAGGCGTTGATTCCCGAAAGCCTTTGGCATGGTGCCAGGCACACAGCGCTCACTCTTTCTGTGTCTGCTCTGTCCCTGCAGTGACTGACATGGGCAGGCTGGCCCGAGAGGCACTGGGCTGCCAGGCAGAGGTGCTCTACGGCGGCCTGGGTGGTCCCAACAGAGACCATGTCCTGCAGCACCTTGTCGCCGGACATCCCCTGCTTATCCC CTATGACGAGGACTTCAACCACGAGCCGTGTCAGAGGAAGGGCCACAAGGCCCACTGGGCAGTGAGTGCAG gggTCCTGCTGGGTGTGCAGGGTATGCCCAGCCTCGGCTACGAGGAGGACCCTGAGCTGCCAGGCCTGTTCCACCCAGCACCCGGCACGCCCCGCCAGCCACCATCCCTGCCAGAGGAAGGCTCCCCAGGAGCCGTCTACCTTCTCGCCAAGCAGGGCAAGAGTTGGCACTACCAGCTGTGGGACTACGACCAAGTCCGGGACAGCAACCTGCAGCTGACGGACTTCTCGCCCTCTCGGGCCGCCGATGGCCGGGAGTACGTGGTGCCCGTTGGTGGGGTGCGGGCCGGCCTCTGCGGCCAGGCCCTGCTCCTCCGACCACAGGACTCTGGCCACTAG
- the ACTMAP gene encoding actin maturation protease isoform X2 yields the protein MISPCSPSLEPPIPPPQTPASQAPIIPPPPLPPNLPELAFPPSPSSLQTPIPPPPPLPPPPPTTRFSPPHVFGLEKSQLLKEALERAGPVPRSGEDVKRLLKLRKNRSDLQWILFCADLPSLIQEGPQCGLVALWMAGTLLAPLSGTPLERLVQVAMERGYTAQGEMFSEVMVKAKVIGVDSRKPLAWCQAHSAHSFCVCSVPAVTDMGRLAREALGCQAEVLYGGLGGPNRDHVLQHLVAGHPLLIPYDEDFNHEPCQRKGHKAHWAVSAGVLLGVQGMPSLGYEEDPELPGLFHPAPGTPRQPPSLPEEGSPGAVYLLAKQGKSWHYQLWDYDQVRDSNLQLTDFSPSRAADGREYVVPVGGVRAGLCGQALLLRPQDSGH from the exons ATGATTTCTCCATGCTCTCCTTCTTTAGAGCCACCAATTCCTCCTCCTCAAACCCCTGCATCCCAGGCCCCCATAATTCCacctcctcccctacccccaaaCCTCCCGGAATTAGCTTTTCCACCCTCTCCCTCAAGTCTCCAGACCCCtattcccccaccacccccactgcCGCCTCCACCCCCTACCACCAGGTTTTCTCCCCCTCACGTCTTCGGCTTGGAGAAGAGCCAGCTCCTGAAGGAGGCCTTGGAGAGGGCCGGCCCAGTCCCCAGGAGCGGAGAGGACGTGAAGAGGCTCCTGAAGCTGCGCAAGAACCG AAGTGACCTGCAGTGGATCCTCTTCTGTGCTGACCTGCCCTCCCTCATCCAAGAAGGCCCTCA GTGCGGGCTGGTGGCCTTGTGGATGGCAGGCACTCTCCTGGCACCCCTCAGCGGCACCCCCCTGGAGAGACTGGTGCAGGTGGCCATGGAGAGAGGTTACACGGCCCAGGGGGAGATGTTCTCAG AGGTGATGGTCAAGGCGAAAGTTATAGGCGTTGATTCCCGAAAGCCTTTGGCATGGTGCCAGGCACACAGCGCTCACTCTTTCTGTGTCTGCTCTGTCCCTGCAGTGACTGACATGGGCAGGCTGGCCCGAGAGGCACTGGGCTGCCAGGCAGAGGTGCTCTACGGCGGCCTGGGTGGTCCCAACAGAGACCATGTCCTGCAGCACCTTGTCGCCGGACATCCCCTGCTTATCCC CTATGACGAGGACTTCAACCACGAGCCGTGTCAGAGGAAGGGCCACAAGGCCCACTGGGCAGTGAGTGCAG gggTCCTGCTGGGTGTGCAGGGTATGCCCAGCCTCGGCTACGAGGAGGACCCTGAGCTGCCAGGCCTGTTCCACCCAGCACCCGGCACGCCCCGCCAGCCACCATCCCTGCCAGAGGAAGGCTCCCCAGGAGCCGTCTACCTTCTCGCCAAGCAGGGCAAGAGTTGGCACTACCAGCTGTGGGACTACGACCAAGTCCGGGACAGCAACCTGCAGCTGACGGACTTCTCGCCCTCTCGGGCCGCCGATGGCCGGGAGTACGTGGTGCCCGTTGGTGGGGTGCGGGCCGGCCTCTGCGGCCAGGCCCTGCTCCTCCGACCACAGGACTCTGGCCACTAG
- the ACTMAP gene encoding actin maturation protease isoform X3, translating to MISPCSPSLEPPIPPPQTPASQAPIIPPPPLPPNLPELAFPPSPSSLQTPIPPPPPLPPPPPTTRFSPPHVFGLEKSQLLKEALERAGPVPRSGEDVKRLLKLRKNRFRSDLQWILFCADLPSLIQEGPQCGLVALWMAGTLLAPLSGTPLERLVQVAMERGYTAQGEMFSVTDMGRLAREALGCQAEVLYGGLGGPNRDHVLQHLVAGHPLLIPYDEDFNHEPCQRKGHKAHWAVSAGVLLGVQGMPSLGYEEDPELPGLFHPAPGTPRQPPSLPEEGSPGAVYLLAKQGKSWHYQLWDYDQVRDSNLQLTDFSPSRAADGREYVVPVGGVRAGLCGQALLLRPQDSGH from the exons ATGATTTCTCCATGCTCTCCTTCTTTAGAGCCACCAATTCCTCCTCCTCAAACCCCTGCATCCCAGGCCCCCATAATTCCacctcctcccctacccccaaaCCTCCCGGAATTAGCTTTTCCACCCTCTCCCTCAAGTCTCCAGACCCCtattcccccaccacccccactgcCGCCTCCACCCCCTACCACCAGGTTTTCTCCCCCTCACGTCTTCGGCTTGGAGAAGAGCCAGCTCCTGAAGGAGGCCTTGGAGAGGGCCGGCCCAGTCCCCAGGAGCGGAGAGGACGTGAAGAGGCTCCTGAAGCTGCGCAAGAACCG TTTCAGAAGTGACCTGCAGTGGATCCTCTTCTGTGCTGACCTGCCCTCCCTCATCCAAGAAGGCCCTCA GTGCGGGCTGGTGGCCTTGTGGATGGCAGGCACTCTCCTGGCACCCCTCAGCGGCACCCCCCTGGAGAGACTGGTGCAGGTGGCCATGGAGAGAGGTTACACGGCCCAGGGGGAGATGTTCTCAG TGACTGACATGGGCAGGCTGGCCCGAGAGGCACTGGGCTGCCAGGCAGAGGTGCTCTACGGCGGCCTGGGTGGTCCCAACAGAGACCATGTCCTGCAGCACCTTGTCGCCGGACATCCCCTGCTTATCCC CTATGACGAGGACTTCAACCACGAGCCGTGTCAGAGGAAGGGCCACAAGGCCCACTGGGCAGTGAGTGCAG gggTCCTGCTGGGTGTGCAGGGTATGCCCAGCCTCGGCTACGAGGAGGACCCTGAGCTGCCAGGCCTGTTCCACCCAGCACCCGGCACGCCCCGCCAGCCACCATCCCTGCCAGAGGAAGGCTCCCCAGGAGCCGTCTACCTTCTCGCCAAGCAGGGCAAGAGTTGGCACTACCAGCTGTGGGACTACGACCAAGTCCGGGACAGCAACCTGCAGCTGACGGACTTCTCGCCCTCTCGGGCCGCCGATGGCCGGGAGTACGTGGTGCCCGTTGGTGGGGTGCGGGCCGGCCTCTGCGGCCAGGCCCTGCTCCTCCGACCACAGGACTCTGGCCACTAG